A region of the Trueperaceae bacterium genome:
ATAGCGCTGCTCTGCATGGCCCTCCACTCCATCGGCCTGGAGGCGCGCTCGTTCACCGGCCATCAGGCGGGCTTCCTCACCGACGGAAGGTTCGGGAGCGCCCGCATCCTCGAGGTCGATCCGGCGGCCATCCTCGAGGCCCTCGAAGCGAGCGACGTCGCCGTCGTAGCCGGCTTCCAGGGGCGGGACGAGAGCGGTGCGATCACAACGCTCGGCCGCGGCGGTTCGGACACGACCGCAGTAGCCCTCGCTGCCGCCCTCGGCGCTCACGAGTGCGAGATCTATACCGATACCGAAGGGATCTACACGACCGACCCGCACCTGGTGCCCGACGCCCGGAAGCTGGAGCACATCGATTACGACGAGATGCTGGAACTGGCGGCTCTGGGCGCCAAGGTGTTGCACCCGAGGAGCGTCTGGTACGCGCGCCGCTACGGGGTACGCATACACGTCCGCTCCTCGTTCAGTTTCAACACCGGCACGATCGTGTGCCGGCTCGCAGGGGAGGAGAGATCGATGAAGACCGAAAGTCCGGTGACCGGCGCCGCCCTCGACCTGGGCCACGCCCGCATAAACCTGCGCGGCGTCCGCGACGAGCCCGGAGTGGCGGCGCGTCTCTTCGCCGCACTGGGGGGAGCCGGCATCAGCGCCGACATGATCATCCAGGGCGTTCCCGGAGCGGGCGACAGCAGGCAGCAGATGGCGTTCACAGTGCCCAAGGACCAGGCGGAGGAGGCGCTGGAGGCCGTGGCGCCGGTGCTGGAGGAGACAGGGGGCGAGGCAACGGCCGACAGCGATATCGCCAAGGTCTCCATCGTAGGGATCGCCATCGGATCGACGCCCGGCATCGCCGGCCGCATGTTCGACGCCGTCGCAGGCGTGGGAGCGAACATCGAGATGATCACCACCAGCGAGGTGCGCATCTCGGTCGTCATTCCCGCCCGCTTCGCCAAGGAGGCCCTGGCGGCGGTGCACTCCGAGTTCGAGCTGGGGTCGAGCCCGGAGGCGCGTGTGGGGTGAGGCCGCGCAGGCTCCGCCCCCACCGGTACCCAGCGTGACCCCCCGGACCGTCGAACAGGTGTTCCTCGAGAACAAGGGCGGCGGTATCAACGTTCTTCTGGTGCTCGAGGACGAGGCGGGCGGGCGGAGCCGCGAGCGACTGCCGCTCTCTGCCCGCGATCTCGAGTCGGCAGTCCGGCAGTCGGCTCGTCATCTGGCCCAGCGAGGGGTCAGGCCCGCCCGCCGGGTGCGACTGAGAGTAGCGGGAGGCGGAGAGCTGCGCGACGACTCGGAACTCCTCAGGCTATTCCTGGACGAGTTGACGCACTGATGCTGACTACTCTCGCCTATCTGCGTCACGGGGGCCGCACCCTGATGATGCTGCGCAACAGGAAGCCGAACGACGTCCACGAGGGGAAGTGGAACGGTCTGGGCGGCAGGTTCGAAGGGGGCGAGTCCCCCGAGGAGTGCATGCGCCGCGAGGTGCGCGAGGAGTCGGGGCTGGAGGTCGAGGAGGCGCAACTCAAGGGCATCCTCACCTTCCCGAACTTCGCCGGCCGCGGCGACAGGTGGGTCTTCGTGTTCGTCGTCACCCGCTTCAGCGGCAAACAAGGAGAGTGCGCCGAGGGTGAGCTCCACTGGATCGACGACGCGGAGTTGCTCGACCTGGAGTTGTGGCCGGGCGACAGGGTCTTCCTGCCCTGGCTGAACGAGCCTGGCCTCTTCTCGGCCAAGTTCACCTATGAGGGTGGCCGACTGGTGAGCCACCAGGTGGAGTTCTACTGAACGGCGCTTGGAGCCGCCCGGTTCAGCTCTGAACGTCCACCTTGTCGCGCTGCACGAAGCCCACGAGGCGCTGCGCCAGGCCCATGTCGCCCTTCACCTTGAGCTTGCCGCTCATGAAGGCAGCCATGGCGTTGAGCTCGCCCCGGAACAGCTTCACCAGGTTCTCGTCGCTGGTGATCACGGTCAGGTCAGGGTTATCGGCGTGTCCGTCGTGGACGGTGAGTTTGCCGTCGCGGAGGACCTGGTAGGTGGGTTCCGATATCTCGTACTGGATCGTCGCTTCGGTTCCGGCCGCCGCCTGAGGGTCGAGCGCCTCCGGCATGCGCTGAAGAAGTTCCTTGGCAGTCATCGTTCCTCCTGAGGCAGTGTAACGGGCGTCCGCCGGACAGGCAGTGGCGGGGGCGGACAGGCGATGGAGCCCGCCCCGACCGGAGCCGTTATACCCTTGCATCATGCCCATACCGATGGAAGAGGGGCCGGGGCGTTGAACTTCGCCCTGCCCGATGACTTGCTGCTCATGCAGCGGAGCGTGCGGGAGTTCGCCCGCAGCGAGATCGCCAGCGTCGCAGCGGAACTCGACAGGGAGGGGCGCTTCCCGTGGGAGACGTTGCGGAAGATGGGGGAACTTGGGTTGTTGGGCGTCCTCACCCCCGAAGAGTACGGCGGCGCCGGGCTCGACACCCTTTCGTACGTGATGCTGCTCGAGGAGATCTCTGCCGCAGACGCCTCCCACGGCACAATAATGGCCGTAACCAACGGGTTGCCCCAGGCGATGCTGCTGGCCTACGGGACAGACGAGCAGAAGAGGCGCTACCTGCCCAGGCTCGCGAACGGCGAGTGGATCGGGGCGTTCTGTCTCTCCGAGCCCCACTGCGGCTCGGATGCGGTCGCGATGAAGACCAGGGCCCAGAGGACGGCGAACGGCTACCGGCTTACGGGCACCAAGGCGTGGATCACCTCGGGTGGCGAGGCGCAGCTCTACCTGGTGATGGCGAAAACCGACGCGCGGGGCGGCGCTCGTGGCGTCAGCTGTTTCCTGGTGGAGAAGGGCACGCCGGGGATGGAGTTCGGGGCGCCGGAGGAGAAGTTGGGCCAGCATGCGGCCATCACCACCACCGTCACGTTCGACGAGTGCGAGCTTCCGCCGGAGGCGCTGCTGGGGGCCGAGGGGCAAGGTTTCGTGCTGGCGATGAGCTCGCTCGATGGCGGTCGCATCGGCATCGCCGCCCAAGCGGTCGGCATCGCCCGGGCGGCTCTGGAAGCGGCGATGGAGTACGCCGCCGAGCGTCAGGCGTTCGGTCAGGCCATCCGGGAGTTCCAGGGGGTGCAGTTCAAGCTCTCCGACATGGCTACGCGGTTGGAGGCGGCTCGTCTCCTCACCCAGCAGGCCGCCTGGCTCAAGGACAGCGGCTACCGGGTGACCAGGGAGGCGTCGATGGCCAAACTGTTCGCCAGCGAGACGGCCAACTTCGTCACCGACGCGGCGGTGCAGATCTTCGGCGGCTACGGCTATTCGAAGGAGTACCCGGTGGAACGCTACTTCCGCGACGCTCGGGTCACCGAGATCTACGAGGGAACCAGCGAGATACAGCGGGTCGTTATCGGCCGGCAGCTGTACAGGGAGCGGGGACGCTGAACGTCCCAGCGATGGAGGTGCAGTGATCGATTTCAGCCTGGACGAAGAGCAGAAGCAGATCCAGTCACTCGCCCGGCAGTTCGCCCGGGAGGTGATAGCCCCGCAGGCCGCCGAGTTCGACCGCGAGGAGAGCTTCCCGCAGAGGATCGTCGAACAGGCCGCCGAACTTGGCGTGCTGAACGTCGGCATCCCCGAGGCCGCCGGGGGGCTGGGGCTGTCGATGCTCGACGAGGTGCTCATCGGCGAGGAGCTCGCCTGGGGTTGCATGGGGATCTACAGCATCCTGATGGCTTCCGAGCTGGGCATAACGCCGATCCTGTTGGCGGGCAGCGAGGACCAGCAGGAGCGCTTCCTGCGGCCACTCGTCGGAAGCGGAGGCCTCGCGGCGTTCGCGCTCTCCGAGCCGGACAACGGCTCGGACGCAGCCGCGATGAAGACCAGGGCCGTCATCGAAGAGGACGAGGTGGTGCTGAACGGCACCAAGATGTGGATAACCAACGGCGGGATCGCCGACCTCACCGTCGTCTTCGCGACCTTCGCCCCCGAGGAGCGGCACCACGGAGTCGTCGCCGTGGTCGTGGAGAAGGGTGCGCCCGGGCTGAGCCATCAGAAAATCCACGGCAAACTGGGTCAGCGGGCGGCGCACACGGCCGAACTGATCCTGGACGACGTGCGGGTCCCCCGGGGCAACGTCCTGGGGGAGCCCGGCGACGGCTTCCGCATCGCCATGCGCACGCTCGACCGCACCCGTATCCCGGTGGCGGCCGGCTCGGTCGGAGTCGCCAGACGCGCTCTGGACGAGGCGGCCGCTTACGCAGTGGAGCGGAAGGCGTTCGGGAAGCCGATCGCCGACTTCCAGGCGATCCAGTTCAAGCTGGCGAACATGAAGATAGGGCTGGAGACGGCACGCTGGCAAACCTGGTACGCCGCCTGGCTGGTGGACAGCGGTCAGCCGCATACCGAGGCTTCGGCGATCGCCAAGGCGTACGCCTCGGATATCGCTTTCTCGGCGGCCAACGAGGCGCTACACGTCCACGGCGGGTACGGCTATGTGGACGAGTACCCGGTGGCCAAGCTGATGCGCGACGTGAAGCTCAACCAGATCTACGAGGGCACGAACGAGATCCAGAGGGTGGTCATCGCCCGCGGCCTGCTCAGGTAGAGCGTCAGGCTCGAGCGGCGGCTCGGCCGGTCGAGTGGCCGGTGTCGGGCCGCTGCCGATTGGAAAAGTTAGACTTGCCGCGTGATAGGAACGACTGACAGAACGACTCGCATGACGCGCGACAGGCGGTCGAGCGCCGCATGAAGATCGTCACGATCCTGAAGCAGGTACCCGATGCCGAAGCGCGCTTGAGGCCAGCGCCGGAGGGTGTCGACCTCAGCGGCGTGAGCTTCGTGATCGACGGTATGGACGAGTACGGCGTCGAACAGGCGCTCCGTATCCGCGAGGGGGGCACCGAAGCCGAGGTGGTCGCCCTGGCGCTCGGGCCGGCCCGCTTCGAGGAGGCGATACGCACAGCTCTGGCCATGGGCGCCGACCGTGCCATCCACATCGAAACCGACTCTCGGCTCGACCCGATAAGCCAGGCACGCGTGTTGGCCAAGGTCATCGAGCAGGAGGGGGCCGACCTCGTCATGGTAGGCGGCAAGCAGGCCGACTGGGACAGTTCGGCCCTCGGGCCCGCCGTCGCCGAGGCGCTCGGTTGGCCCCACAGCGACTGGACGACGGGGATGGAGCTGAGGGAGGGCAGCCTCACCACGGTCCACGATGCCGACGAAGGCACTGAGCGCCTCGAGATGCCCCTCCCCGCGGTGATAACCACCCAGCAAGGCCTCAACGAGCCCCGCTATCCGACACTGCCGAACATCATGAAGGCCAAGCGCAAGGAGTTGCGCAAGACGAGTCTTGAGGAGGTCGGCGGCGCCGAAGCGCTCGTCGAACTGGTGGGCGAGTCGCTCGAGAGCCGCGAGCGACGCAACGTCATGCTCGACGGTGACCCGACCGAAGCGGTCCGTGAGCTGGTCCGGCGGTTGCGCGACGAAGCGAAGGTACTCGCCAAGTAGCGGCGCACTGGAGATCTGGAAATGGTTCTGATAATCGCCGAACACTCGAACGGCAAGCTGCGAAAGAGCTCCCTGGAACTGGTCCAGGCTGGACGCGAGCTGGCCGAGAGCTTAGGGGGGGACCCGGTAGGCGTGGTGCTGGGCGAGAACGTTACGGAGGTGGCGAACGAACTGGCTCGCTACCTGCCGCAGGTGAAGCTGGTGGACGACCCCGCTCTCGCCGAGGTGAGGGCCCAGACGTGGACTACCGCCGTCAGCGAGCTCGCGAAGACGAACTCGTCCCAGGCTGTGCTCTTCTCGGCTGGCCGTACCGGCCTCTCGGTCGCGCCGCGGGTGGCGATCCGTCTGAACGCTCCGCTGCTCGAGGACGTCACCTCGCTCGAGGTCGAGGGCGGCAAGGTCGCAGCCACCCGGCTCGCCTACCTGTCGCGGGTGACCGAGCGGGTTC
Encoded here:
- a CDS encoding aspartate kinase, with the protein product MDSAPAVSAPAVSTPRRSLAVVVQKFGGTSVGDIERIRKVASRIARSVAAGSKVVVAVSAMGRTTDRLISMAREVTERPSRRELDVLMSTGEQQSIALLCMALHSIGLEARSFTGHQAGFLTDGRFGSARILEVDPAAILEALEASDVAVVAGFQGRDESGAITTLGRGGSDTTAVALAAALGAHECEIYTDTEGIYTTDPHLVPDARKLEHIDYDEMLELAALGAKVLHPRSVWYARRYGVRIHVRSSFSFNTGTIVCRLAGEERSMKTESPVTGAALDLGHARINLRGVRDEPGVAARLFAALGGAGISADMIIQGVPGAGDSRQQMAFTVPKDQAEEALEAVAPVLEETGGEATADSDIAKVSIVGIAIGSTPGIAGRMFDAVAGVGANIEMITTSEVRISVVIPARFAKEALAAVHSEFELGSSPEARVG
- a CDS encoding 8-oxo-dGTP diphosphatase; this translates as MLTTLAYLRHGGRTLMMLRNRKPNDVHEGKWNGLGGRFEGGESPEECMRREVREESGLEVEEAQLKGILTFPNFAGRGDRWVFVFVVTRFSGKQGECAEGELHWIDDAELLDLELWPGDRVFLPWLNEPGLFSAKFTYEGGRLVSHQVEFY
- a CDS encoding SCP2 sterol-binding domain-containing protein; translation: MTAKELLQRMPEALDPQAAAGTEATIQYEISEPTYQVLRDGKLTVHDGHADNPDLTVITSDENLVKLFRGELNAMAAFMSGKLKVKGDMGLAQRLVGFVQRDKVDVQS
- a CDS encoding acyl-CoA dehydrogenase family protein; protein product: MNFALPDDLLLMQRSVREFARSEIASVAAELDREGRFPWETLRKMGELGLLGVLTPEEYGGAGLDTLSYVMLLEEISAADASHGTIMAVTNGLPQAMLLAYGTDEQKRRYLPRLANGEWIGAFCLSEPHCGSDAVAMKTRAQRTANGYRLTGTKAWITSGGEAQLYLVMAKTDARGGARGVSCFLVEKGTPGMEFGAPEEKLGQHAAITTTVTFDECELPPEALLGAEGQGFVLAMSSLDGGRIGIAAQAVGIARAALEAAMEYAAERQAFGQAIREFQGVQFKLSDMATRLEAARLLTQQAAWLKDSGYRVTREASMAKLFASETANFVTDAAVQIFGGYGYSKEYPVERYFRDARVTEIYEGTSEIQRVVIGRQLYRERGR
- a CDS encoding acyl-CoA dehydrogenase family protein, with the protein product MIDFSLDEEQKQIQSLARQFAREVIAPQAAEFDREESFPQRIVEQAAELGVLNVGIPEAAGGLGLSMLDEVLIGEELAWGCMGIYSILMASELGITPILLAGSEDQQERFLRPLVGSGGLAAFALSEPDNGSDAAAMKTRAVIEEDEVVLNGTKMWITNGGIADLTVVFATFAPEERHHGVVAVVVEKGAPGLSHQKIHGKLGQRAAHTAELILDDVRVPRGNVLGEPGDGFRIAMRTLDRTRIPVAAGSVGVARRALDEAAAYAVERKAFGKPIADFQAIQFKLANMKIGLETARWQTWYAAWLVDSGQPHTEASAIAKAYASDIAFSAANEALHVHGGYGYVDEYPVAKLMRDVKLNQIYEGTNEIQRVVIARGLLR
- a CDS encoding electron transfer flavoprotein subunit beta/FixA family protein, with amino-acid sequence MKIVTILKQVPDAEARLRPAPEGVDLSGVSFVIDGMDEYGVEQALRIREGGTEAEVVALALGPARFEEAIRTALAMGADRAIHIETDSRLDPISQARVLAKVIEQEGADLVMVGGKQADWDSSALGPAVAEALGWPHSDWTTGMELREGSLTTVHDADEGTERLEMPLPAVITTQQGLNEPRYPTLPNIMKAKRKELRKTSLEEVGGAEALVELVGESLESRERRNVMLDGDPTEAVRELVRRLRDEAKVLAK